A window from Pseudoliparis swirei isolate HS2019 ecotype Mariana Trench chromosome 17, NWPU_hadal_v1, whole genome shotgun sequence encodes these proteins:
- the LOC130207125 gene encoding zinc finger protein 503, which yields MITSPSASVLKRSGVRVVWESSSTRNSSSESINKPFLHSASPSDPHRQASRLPIKILNMLSARSGHILHPEYLQPLPSTPISPIELDAKKSPLALLAQTCSQIGKPDPSPSSKLSSGTSNGSSEKESKSGPLKMSDIGVDDKSSFKPYSKPSDKKDSSSGASSGEKSGFRVPSATCQPFTPRTGSPNSSTSASPMPSEGKCGERDDKKESDCNKNGTTDGSGTTSHSRISVSCGGINVEVNQHQETTPGSKTSSSDSSSVNSVSSASVLGSGLVAPVSPYKPGQTVFPLPPAGMSYPGSLAGAYAGYPQHFLSHGGGLVNAQMASSMGCSKAGSSPLAGASPPSIMSASLCRDPYCLSYHCASHLAGAANACSHESAAAAAANALKSSYQLMYPTHHIHGVHSSAQSFSGHPLYPYGFMLPNDPLPHVCNWVSANGPCDKRFSSSEELLNHLRTHTAFTGAEKLISGYPGSSSLASAAAAAMACHMHMPPSGPPGSPGTLGLRSPHHALGLSSRYHPYSKSPLPNGAPVPVPAATGPYYSPYALYGQRLTTASALGYQ from the exons ATGATCACATCGCCCTCGGCGTCTGTCTTGAAACGTAGTGGTGTCCGTGTAGTCTGGGAGAGCAGCAGTACTCGGAATAGCAGCTCAGAGAGCATCAACAAGCCGTTTCTCCACTCCGCGTCCCCGTCTGATCCTCACCGGCAAGCGAGCCGACTTCCCATCAAGATTTTGAACATGCTTAGCGCACGGTCGGGACACATTTTGCACCCGGAGTATCTGCAGCCTTTGCCTTCCACCCCGATCAGTCCCATCGAG ctAGATGCCAAGAAAAGTCCGTTGGCTCTTCTGGCGCAGACCTGCTCTCAGATCGGCAAACCGGACCCATCGCCTTCCTCCAAACTATCCTCCGGAACATCAAATGGATCGAGTGAGAAGGAATCTAAATCTGGTCCTCTGAAAATGAGTGACATCGGCGTGGATGACAAATCTAGCTTCAAACCTTACTCCAAGCCTTCAGATAAGAAGGACTCGTCTTCGGGCGCCTCGAGCGGAGAGAAGTCTGGTTTCCGAGTGCCGAGCGCCACCTGCCAGCCGTTTACGCCGCGGACAGGCAGCCCCAACTCCAGCACGTCCGCGTCCCCCATGCCATCTGAGGGCAAatgtggagagagggatgacaaGAAAGAGTCTGATTGTAATAAAAATGGCACGACAGATGGGTCTGGCACCACGAGCCACAGCCGGATAAGCGTGAGTTGTGGTGGAATTAACGTGGAGGTCAACCAACACCAGGAGACGACGCCTGGCTCCAAGACCTCCTCCTCGGACTCCTCATCTGTGAATTCTGTATCCTCCGCATCTGTTCTCGGGTCAGGACTCGTGGCGCCGGTTTCTCCGTACAAACCGGGGCAGACAGTTTTCCCTCTGCCTCCGGCTGGTATGTCCTACCCAGGCAGCTTGGCTGGGGCCTACGCTGGTTACCCACAGCACTTCCTGTCCCACGGAGGGGGCTTGGTCAACGCACAGATGGCCAGTTCAATGGGCTGCAGTAAGGCTGGTTCCAGCCCTTTGGCTGGAGCTTCTCCGCCGTCCATCATGTCCGCCAGCCTTTGCAGAGACCCTTACTGCCTCAGTTACCATTGTGCCAGCCACTTAGCGGGCGCAGCCAACGCATGCTCGCACGAGTCTGCAGCTGCGGCGGCCGCTAACGCCCTCAAGTCCAGCTACCAGCTCATGTACCCGACGCACCACATTCATGGCGTCCACTCCTCGGCGCAGTCATTCAGCGGACACCCCCTGTACCCGTACGGGTTCATGCTCCCCAATGACCCTCTCCCCCACGTTTGTAACTGGGTGTCGGCAAATGGACCGTGCGACAAGCGGTTCTCCTCATCAGAAGAGCTCCTGAATCACCTGCGGACTCACACGGCTTTTACCGGGGCGGAGAAGTTGATCTCCGGTTATCCCGGGTCTTCCTCTCTGGCCAGCGCTGCAGCAGCGGCCATGGCTTGCCACATGCACATGCCACCGTCAGGTCCCCCCGGGAGCCCCGGGACTTTGGGTCTGAGGAGCCCGCATCACGCGTTAGGACTCAGCAGCCGCTACCACCCGTACTCCAAAAGCCCCCTGCCGAACGGTGCCCCGGTTCCCGTGCCCGCTGCCACCGGCCCGTACTACTCCCCGTATGCACTGTATGGCCAGAGACTCACCACAGCATCCGCGCTTGGATACCAGTGA